The Cryptococcus decagattii chromosome 1, complete sequence genome includes a region encoding these proteins:
- a CDS encoding deoxyhypusine hydroxylase, which produces MSVQVSPEQMATLKATLLNTPGNVPLHERFRALFMLKAVGGHAVVDIISEGLKDPSPLLKHELAYVLGQLLDTRAIPTLSRVLENPTGEHCAMVRHEAAEALGAIGAEESLPILKKYMQDENRQVRETCEVAVSKIEFDLSDEGKKTKPNPDFPTIDPAPSAAPSDIPSLRADLLNTSLPLFQRYRAMFALRDFGAGSKEAVEALADGFRDGSALFRHEIAYIFGQLSSPYSIPSLLSRLRDAKEDDMVRHEAAEALGGIASDGVESHIPGIVLSEDERLPPAGGVLAVLREWAVKPDAPTVVRESCQVAIDMWEYENSPDQFNPLDALSAKQQEREKSGKANTTGMERSAHGALAAMGVAA; this is translated from the exons atgtcTGTCCAGGTATCTCCAGAGCAAATGGCCACATTAAAGGCCACTCTCCTCAACACTCCCGGAAACGTCCCGTTGCACGAGCGATTCAGAGCACTATTCATGCTCAAGGCTGTGGGCGGTCATGCGGTCGTCGACATCATTTCCGAAG GTCTGAAAGATCCTTCACCCCTTTTAAAGCACGAGCTTGCCTACGTCCTCGGCCAGCTTCTCGATACCCGTGCGATTCCCACCTTGTCCCGCGTCCTTGAAAACCCCACGGGCGAGCATTGCGCCATGGTTCGTCACGAGGCCGCCGAGGCCCTTGGCGCTATTGGCGCAGAAGAGTCTCTCCCGATTTTAAAAAAGTACATGCAGGACGAGAATAGGCAAGTCCGAGAGACTTGTGAAGTTGCCGTCAGCAAGATTGAGTTTGATCTAAGCGACGAGGGTAAGAAGACCAAGCCCAA TCCCGACTTCCCCACTATTGATCCCGCTCCTTCTGCCGCCCCTTCCGACATCCCGTCCCTCCGTGCCGACCTACTCAACACTTCCCTCCCACTCTTCCAGCGATACCGCGCCATGTTCGCCCTCCGTGACTTTGGTGCCGGCTCCAAAGAGGCCGTTGAAGCACTCGCCGATGGGTTCCGGGACGGCAGCGCCCTCTTCCGTCACGAGATTGCCTACATCTTTGGCCAGCTTTCCAGTCCCTACTCCATCCCTTCGCTCCTCTCCAGGTTGAGGGACGCCAAGGAAGACGATATGGTCAGACACGAAGCGGCAGAGGCGCTTGGAGGTATCGCCTCGGACGGCGTCGAGTCGCACATTCCCGGTATCGTGCTTTCTGAAGATGAGCGCCTTCCGCCCGCTGGCGGCGTTCTCGCCGTTCTCCGTGAATGGGCCGTTAAACCGGATGCTCCCACCGTTGTCCGAGAGTCTTGTCAGGTCGCCATCGACATGTGGGAATACGAGAATTCTCCAGATCAATTTAATCCTCTTGACGCTCTTTCAGCCAAACAacaggagagagagaagagtggCAAGGCAAACACCACGGGGATGGAGAGGTCCGCACACGGTGCTCTTGCCGCCATGGGTGTAGCCGCCTAG